A genomic region of Pseudomonas migulae contains the following coding sequences:
- a CDS encoding class II glutamine amidotransferase, with amino-acid sequence MCELLGMSANVPTDIVFSFTGLMQRGGRTGPHRDGWGIAFYEGRGLRLFQDPAASSESEVANLVQRYPIKSEVVIGHIRQANVGKVCLSNTHPFVRELWGRNWCFAHNGQLADFQPITSFYRPVGDTDSEAAFCDLLNRVRAAFPEPVEIEELLPDLVAACAEYRSKGVFNCLLSDGDWLFCYCSTKLAQITRRAPFGPARLKDVDVIVDFQAETTPNDVVTVIATEPLTENETWTRYEPGQWSLWRRGECVSQGKTE; translated from the coding sequence ATGTGTGAGTTATTGGGCATGAGCGCCAACGTCCCGACCGATATCGTGTTCAGCTTCACCGGGCTGATGCAGCGCGGCGGCCGTACCGGTCCGCACCGTGACGGTTGGGGCATCGCGTTCTATGAAGGCCGTGGCCTGCGGCTGTTCCAGGATCCGGCGGCCAGCAGTGAGTCGGAAGTCGCGAATCTGGTGCAGCGCTATCCGATCAAAAGCGAAGTGGTGATCGGGCACATTCGCCAAGCCAATGTCGGCAAGGTTTGCCTGTCCAACACCCATCCGTTCGTGCGCGAACTGTGGGGCCGCAACTGGTGTTTCGCCCACAACGGCCAGCTCGCGGATTTTCAACCGATCACAAGCTTTTACCGCCCGGTCGGCGATACGGACAGCGAAGCAGCCTTTTGCGATTTGCTCAATCGTGTGCGCGCAGCGTTTCCGGAGCCGGTAGAGATCGAAGAGCTGCTCCCGGATCTGGTAGCCGCTTGCGCCGAATACCGCAGCAAAGGCGTGTTCAATTGCCTGCTCAGCGATGGCGATTGGCTGTTCTGTTACTGCTCGACCAAGCTGGCGCAGATCACCCGTCGTGCACCGTTCGGCCCGGCGCGCTTGAAAGATGTCGATGTGATCGTCGACTTCCAGGCCGAAACCACGCCCAACGATGTGGTCACGGTAATCGCCACCGAACCCCTGACCGAAAACGAAACCTGGACCCGCTACGAACCGGGCCAATGGAGCCTGTGGCGACGCGGTGAATGCGTCAGCCAGGGCAAGACCGAATAA
- a CDS encoding DUF2937 family protein, giving the protein MLLSYLRLVLFAAGLLIGVQVPGFINDYAKRIEAHLIEAQTGLSGFQGTANQFFKGDMQALVAHYRASEDPIFRSDADSLSNLLTRQLALDKQYQAMQGPWYIRFLQVVLAADPDIRKETWNGYSYQILLTPEAMIWGMSGALLLSFGIECLFRLIDWVVLGGKRLRQSRPIEERDLRGL; this is encoded by the coding sequence ATGTTGCTCAGTTATCTACGGCTGGTGTTGTTCGCGGCGGGCCTGCTGATCGGTGTCCAGGTACCGGGGTTCATCAACGACTACGCCAAGCGGATCGAAGCCCACCTGATCGAGGCGCAGACCGGCCTGAGTGGTTTTCAGGGCACCGCCAATCAATTCTTCAAGGGCGACATGCAGGCGCTGGTCGCTCATTACCGCGCCAGCGAAGACCCGATCTTTCGCAGCGATGCCGACAGCCTGAGCAACCTGCTCACCCGCCAACTGGCCCTCGATAAGCAGTACCAGGCCATGCAAGGCCCGTGGTACATCCGTTTCCTGCAGGTTGTACTGGCCGCCGACCCGGATATCCGCAAGGAAACCTGGAACGGCTACAGCTACCAGATTCTGCTGACACCGGAAGCGATGATCTGGGGCATGAGCGGCGCGTTGCTGTTGTCGTTCGGGATTGAGTGCCTGTTCAGGCTGATCGATTGGGTGGTGCTGGGTGGCAAGCGATTGCGCCAGAGCCGGCCCATTGAAGAGCGTGATTTGCGCGGGCTGTAA